The following coding sequences lie in one Struthio camelus isolate bStrCam1 chromosome 32, bStrCam1.hap1, whole genome shotgun sequence genomic window:
- the LOC138063524 gene encoding serine protease 33-like: MSPHILHVPPSPPCPKSHHHDPSPLAACGRPFSPGLSRNVGGEDAGPGEWPWQGSLLRRGTHVCGASLIAPQWVLTAAHCFQASREPGDYAVLLGVQELAGPPGPSTVVPLSRLLPHPAYAGEATSGDIALAQLVRPVTFSATILPVCLPGPALRFAPGTRCVATGWGDIKEGEDLPSPRRLQKLEVPIMAQATCRRLYGIDMGRGLPPRRIQDDMMCAGYPEGLKDTCKGDSGGPLVCRAGGRWVLTGIVSWGEGCAVPNRPGVYTRVSAYTPWIARRVPDLPLVTAGAAACTAACTPVALLLLLALAGP, translated from the exons atgtccccccacatcctccatgtccccccaagTCCTCCATGTCCCAAGTCCCACCACCATGACCCCAGTCCCCTCGCAGCCTGCGGCCGCCCCTTCTCGCCGGGGCTGTCGCGCAACGTGGGCGGCGAGGACGCCGGCCCCGGCGAgtggccctggcagggcagccTGCTCCGCCGCGGCACCCACGTCTGTGGCGCCTCCCTCATCGCCCCGCAGTGGGTCCTCACTGCCGCCCACTGCTTCCAGGC GAGCCGGGAACCAGGCGACTACGCAGTGTTGCTGGGCGTGCAGGAGCTGGCGGGACCGCCGGGACCCAGCACCGTCGTGCCCTTGAGTcgcctcctgccccatcccgcctACGCCGGTGAGGCCACCAGCGGCGACATCGCCCTGGCCCAGCTGGTCAGGCCCGTGACCTTCTCTGCCACCATCCTGCCCGTctgcctgcccggcccggccctccgtTTCGCCCCCGGCACCCGCTGCGTCGCCACCGGCTGGGGTGACATCAAGGAAGGCG AGGACCTGCCGTCGCCGCGGCGGCTGCAGAAGCTGGAGGTGCCCATCATGGCGCAGGCCACCTGCCGGCGCCTCTACGGCATCGAcatgggccgggggctgccgccgcggcgcATCCAGGACGACATGATGTGCGCCGGGTACCCCGAGGGCCTCAAGGACACCTGCAAG GGTGACTCCGGTGGCCCGCTGGTGTGCCGGGCCGGTGGCCGCTGGGTGCTGACCGGCATCGTCAGCTGGGGCGAGGGCTGCGCCGTGCCCAACCGCCCGGGCGTCTACACCCGCGTCAGCGCCTACACCCCCTGGATCGCCCGCCGCGTCCCCGACCTGCCCTTGGTcaccgccggtgccgccgcctgTACCGCCGCCTGTACCCCCgtcgccctcctgctcctcctggccCTCGCCGGCCCCTGA
- the PKMYT1 gene encoding membrane-associated tyrosine- and threonine-specific cdc2-inhibitory kinase, giving the protein MEADPGGAGREGERGDWLAAGGGAGPPGEGRGGARPLAGAVGGKRLGPAPSSSPLPTGSGAERPPTLASRLYDPRRPQTFFRQCFQVLGRLGRGSHGEVYKVRSREDGRLYAVKRTLEPFRGAADRRRKLAEVRKHERVGRHPHCLGLVRAWEERGQLYLQSELCPGGPLRPARGGLAPWRAAAYLWDLLQALGHLHTRRLAHLDVKPANVLLGPGGCRLGDFGCLLEPGGRPGDGAEGDPRYLAPEALRGDLGPAADVFSLGLTLLELAAGRELPAGGDGWQELRRGRLPPALAAGLSPELRAVLVAMLEPEPGRRPSVEALLRTALVRRAGRWRALTRLADEGLRRAGRLLQDIRTLLRWLWGVLWDPARWLRAPATPPHSPLPPCFSPASDWDEDEEEEEDEGGPVRWVRSAPGRQGATWSGSPQDSPTSFSRLGHATSPGATSTPRHGAAPWSSSRTRSPDGSPSTLSTLRRTLTFEEEPEPLPQ; this is encoded by the exons ATGGAGGCGgacccggggggggcggggcgggagggggagcgCGGGGATTGGCTggccgccggcggaggggcggggccgccgggggaggggcggggcggggcgcggccgttggcgggagCCGTTGGCGGGaagcggctcggccccgccccctcctcctcccccctccccacagggagcggagcggagcggccg CCTACCCTCGCCAGCCGCCTGTACGACCCCCGGCGCCCCCAGACCTTCTTCCGGCAGTGCTTCCAGGTGCTGGGCCGCCTGGGCCGCGGCTCCCACGGCGAGGTCTATAAG GTGCGCAGCCGGGAAGACGGCCGCCTGTACGCCGTCAAGCGGACGCTGGAACCCTTCCGGGGGGCGGCCGACCGGCGTCGCAAGCTGGCCGAGGTGCGCAAGCACGAGCGGGTGGGTCGTCACCCGCACTGCTTGGGGTTGGTCAGGGCCTGGGAAGAGCGAGGTCAACTCTACCTGCAGAGCGAGCTGTGCCCCGGCGGTCCCCTGCGCCCGGCTCGGGGCGGCCTGGCACCTTGGCGCGCCGCCGCCTACCTCTGGGACCTGCTGCAGGCCTTGGGCCACCTGCACACCCGCCGCTTGGCCCACCTGGACGTCAAACCGGCCAACGTGCTGTTGGGACCCGGCGGGTGCCGCCTGGGCGATTTCGGTTGCCTGCTGGAacccggcgggcggccgggtgACGGCGCCGAGGGCGACCCCCGTTACCTGGCGCCCGAGGCGCTGCGGGGCGACCTGGGTCCCGCCGCCGACGTCTTCAGCCTCGGCCTCACCCTCCTCGAGCTGGCGGCCGGGCGGGAGCTGCCGGCCGGTGGCGACGGGTGGCAGGAgctgcggcgggggcggctgccgCCGGCGTTGGCGGCGG GGTTGTCGCCGGAGCTGCGGGCGGTGCTGGTGGCCATGCTAGAGCCGGAGCCGGGACGGCGACCGTCGGTGGAGGCCCTGCTGCGCACGGCCTTGGtgcggcgggccgggcgctggAGGGCGTTGACCCGGTTGGCCGAcgaggggctgcggcgcgccGGACGGCTGCTGCAG GACATCCGGACTCTCCTGCGGTGGCTATGGGGTGTGCTATGGGACCCGGCCCGCTGGCTACGGGCCCCGGCCACCCCGCCCCACTCCCCACTGCCACCCTGCTTCAGCCCCGCCAGTGACTGGGACGAGgacgaagaggaggaagaggacgaagGTGGCCCCGTGCGGTGGgtccgcagcgccccggggcggcAGGGTGCCACCTGGTCCGGCTCGCCGCAGGATAG CCCTACCTCCTTCTCCCGCTTGGGCCACGCCACGTCCCCGGGTGCCACCTCCACTCCCCGGCACGGCGCTGCCCCATGGAGCAGCTCCAGGACGAG GTCCCCGGACGGCAGCCCCAGCACCCTGAGCACCCTGCGCCGCACCCTCACCTTCGAGGAGGAGCCCGAGCCCCTGCCCCAATAA
- the PAQR4 gene encoding progestin and adipoQ receptor family member 4 isoform X1 produces the protein MGLGDTLGKAMGLEEAIGAGGHVGLGMETGSTGVFWPSTWVVAPSSMPWVSLGGDAVGQGHGAGGSHWGWGHVGLGDTWGSGWRRALPALNLGGSTVVNALGEPWGGRRGAGGCRGAGGHVGQGHGAGGSHWGWGTRGARDGDGLYRHLLAPNLGGGTIVNALGAVPIIYCALPCRPGPCGAALAAYGALCGLALWGAVGAASRGGRLAAFAGPTLFRLAVVGLRAAGGLGAQGALAPYARMEALALLGGLVNLARVPERWRPGAFDYWANSHQLMHLLVALAILHLHWGVAADLHWAARHPCPPA, from the exons atggggctgggggacacgttgGGCAAGGCCATGGGGCTGGAGGAAGCCattggggctgggggacacgtggggCTCGGGATGGAGACGGGCTCTACTGGCGTCTTCTGGCCCTCAACCTGGGTGGTGGCACCATCGTCAATGCCCTGGGTGAGCCTTgggggggacgccgtggggcagggccatgGGGCTGGAGGAAGCCATTGGGGCTGGGGACACGTGGGGCTGGGAGACACGTGGGGCTCGGGATGGAGACGGGCTCTACCGGCCCTCAACCTGGGTGGTAGCACCGTCGTCAACGCCCTGGGTGAGCCTTgggggggacgccgtggggctgggggatgccgtggggctgggggacacgttgGGCAAGGCCATGGGGCTGGAGGAAGCCattggggctgggggacacgtggggCTCGGGATGGAGACGGGCTCTACCGGCATCTTCTGGCCCCCAACCTGGGTGGTGGCACCATCGTCAACGCCCTGG GCGCCGTGCCCATCATCTACTGCGCCCTACCCTGCCGGCCGGGCCCGTGTGGGGCAGCGCTGGCCGCTTATGGGGCGCTGTGCGGGTTGGCgctgtggggcgccgtgggggcCGCCAGCCGCGGCGGGCGCTTGGCCGCCTTCGCCGGCCCGACCCTCTTCCGCTTGGCGGTGGTGGGGCTGCGGGCCGCCGGGGGGCTGGGCGCCCAGGGGGCGCTGGCCCCCTACGCCCGTATGGAGGCCCTGGCGCTACTTGGGGGGCTGGTGAACCTGGCGCGGGTGCCCGAGCGATGGCGGCCCGGCGCCTTCGACTACTGGGCCAACAGCCACCAGCTCATGCACCTCCTGGTGGCCCTGGCCATCCTACACCTGCACTGGGGGGTGGCCGCCGACCTCCACTGGGCCGCCCGGCACCCCTGCCCCCCGGCGTGA
- the PAQR4 gene encoding progestin and adipoQ receptor family member 4 isoform X2, with amino-acid sequence MAAAMAAAPRLLERGRAPPHLRFNPFVLSGYRPASSGAGCLRSLFYLHNELGNIYTHGVPLVGFLLLVPGALPWAPPAVAWLGLAHYVACAAPPLASVVYHVFMSHRAGAGLYRRLLALDLGGVAVVNALGAVPIIYCALPCRPGPCGAALAAYGALCGLALWGAVGAASRGGRLAAFAGPTLFRLAVVGLRAAGGLGAQGALAPYARMEALALLGGLVNLARVPERWRPGAFDYWANSHQLMHLLVALAILHLHWGVAADLHWAARHPCPPA; translated from the exons atggcggcggccatggcggcggctccgcggctgcTGGAgcgggggcgggcgccgccgcacCTGCGGTTCAACCCGTTCGTGCTGAGCGGTTACCGGCCGGCCAGCTCGGGCGCCGGCTGCCTCCGCAGCCTCTTCTACCTCCACAACGAGCTGGGCAACATCTACACGCACG gggtgcCGCTGGTGGGGTTCCTGCTGCTGGTGCCGGGGGCGCTGCCGTGGGCCCCCCCGGCCGTGGCCTGGCTGGGGCTGGCTCACTACGTGgcctgcgcggccccgccgctggCCAGCGTCGTCTACCACGTCTTCATGAGCCAccgggccggcgccgggctcTACCGGCGCCTGCTGGCCCTCGACCTGGGCGGCGTCGCCGTCGTCAACGCCCTGG GCGCCGTGCCCATCATCTACTGCGCCCTACCCTGCCGGCCGGGCCCGTGTGGGGCAGCGCTGGCCGCTTATGGGGCGCTGTGCGGGTTGGCgctgtggggcgccgtgggggcCGCCAGCCGCGGCGGGCGCTTGGCCGCCTTCGCCGGCCCGACCCTCTTCCGCTTGGCGGTGGTGGGGCTGCGGGCCGCCGGGGGGCTGGGCGCCCAGGGGGCGCTGGCCCCCTACGCCCGTATGGAGGCCCTGGCGCTACTTGGGGGGCTGGTGAACCTGGCGCGGGTGCCCGAGCGATGGCGGCCCGGCGCCTTCGACTACTGGGCCAACAGCCACCAGCTCATGCACCTCCTGGTGGCCCTGGCCATCCTACACCTGCACTGGGGGGTGGCCGCCGACCTCCACTGGGCCGCCCGGCACCCCTGCCCCCCGGCGTGA